GAACCAATTCCGGCCAGCATTTCGCCTTCCCCTGGGTCGTCGCCCCGGCCCAGCCGACGGCCCCCATCGCCTTCCTCGCCGCCACGATGACCTGGAACGCCTACAACGCCTTCGGCGGCCGGAGCAACTACATCAGCCCCGACCGCCTCCCCCTTCAGCCCACCGTCAACGCCCGCCAGGAACTCCGCCGCTACACCGACCCCAACCACGTCACCTACGACGCCGACTCGTATGACCCTCTGTCGTTCGACCGCCCCGAACTGGTCAACGACATCGACCTGAACGAACGCCCCGAAGATCCCATCCAGGGCCGCGCCTCCTGCCACCTCGCCCCGAGCGAGTGGCGCATCCTCTCCTGGCTCGAACGCGAAGGCTTCGCCCACGACGTCTACGCCGACAACCAGCTCGACGACGGCACCCTCGACCTCGACGCCTACCGCGTCCTCGTCCTCGCCCCTCATCCGGAATACTGGACGAAGGGAATGTATGATCGCGTGAAAGACTGGGTTGACCACCGCGGCGGCCGGGTCGTCTACCTCGGCGGCAACGGTGTGAACTGCGAGGTCACCCTCCCCGACCCCGACACCATGATCGTCCACAACGGCCGAGAATCTCAGGTCTACCCCTGCGGCCTCGACAGCCGATTCCACCTCACCACCGGTGTCTCCGAGGCCACCCTCCTCGGCGTCGCCTTCACCTACTCCGGCGCCATGACCGCCGCCCCCTTCCGCGCCACCGAGGCCGATCACTGGGCCTTCGGCGGCACGGGCCTCGCAAACGGCGACCGCTTCGGGCTCAAAAGCTTGCACATGCGTTGCGACGGCGGCGCCTCGGGCCACGA
The DNA window shown above is from Tautonia marina and carries:
- a CDS encoding N,N-dimethylformamidase beta subunit family domain-containing protein, with the protein product MFIGYVSDERYVALPEVSITFEGPSGSVATRSQADGSVHAALMPGPYVVTLAASGFGSKRVRITLPTTRPHHFRLLSDRLLGYAWPKWVRSGEESEFRVHSPELYRLDLYRYGREVEHIRNLGWHDEHGPRATAQITPDGDYTQTGVAWNREGYASPVHRQYATAPDRSGLYYFHARTNSGQHFAFPWVVAPAQPTAPIAFLAATMTWNAYNAFGGRSNYISPDRLPLQPTVNARQELRRYTDPNHVTYDADSYDPLSFDRPELVNDIDLNERPEDPIQGRASCHLAPSEWRILSWLEREGFAHDVYADNQLDDGTLDLDAYRVLVLAPHPEYWTKGMYDRVKDWVDHRGGRVVYLGGNGVNCEVTLPDPDTMIVHNGRESQVYPCGLDSRFHLTTGVSEATLLGVAFTYSGAMTAAPFRATEADHWAFGGTGLANGDRFGLKSLHMRCDGGASGHETDKVTPQSPAGVRVIARGENIDDGGAHLALYATPSGGAVFAASSITYPACLLVDDAISTITSNVFRRFLDEGPVTP